The genomic interval AAACAAATTAAATTTTTTATTATAAACCAAGCTAGATGTTGTTTCTCTATTTCTATTGGTTGTCGTAGCAAGTAATTGCAACCTACTTTGCGCTTCTTTAGTAAATAAATTATAATGTTCTACTAAAGGAACCTTTAATGACTGTGGCCAATCGTCGATCAATGTGTAAGTCATTGTTAAGAATATACCTGCAAGCCATGTAATAAGTATAATAGCCACAATTCTGTATTTCTGTTTTTTTGTAAGTGTAGATATTTTCATTTTTATTACTGTCTATTAAAGTTATAACCTATTGGTGTATTAGATACTTAAATTACCTATAGTGCAACAGGAGAAGTTTCTTATCATCTGAAGATTTTATCTTTTATTAAAAAAATATCTGTTTCCACCTTCCTCCTCAGTAATGTTCCATCATGATTAAATATTAATTGAGCCCCATTAGAACTAATCCATGTTACCTACAATTTCCTTATTCAAAGGTTTTTTTCCCTTGCAGCCTTGAACCAAAGCACATTTAATAATTGCTACTAGTTCGATTTTTTTCCATTCATATAAATATTTGTTAAGTTCATTGATGATAATCTTGTTGAGTAAATAATTGGGCACTAATACCTATGATGCCCTATAATATCAAAAAAGAATCCCAAAAACGCATTTTCATATTGAAATAGTATAAGGTTCAATGTTAATGAATTAACCAAACAATATTAAAAGATAGCGGGGCAATCATATTGTCCCGCTTCATATTTTTTCAGAAAAAAAATAAGTGATAAAAGAAGTGTCTAAAACATTTATTAAACCCAAAAAAAATATGTCTATAATTTATTGATGGACATTTATTGGAAAAAATCAGATAATCGGGGCAAAAAAAAATGCAGACAAATTCTTATTTAGGGCCGTTGTGGAAAAAACTATGGCCGGGAAATAATTTATTAATAAGTTTCAAAATTTCCAAAATCTTATCTTCTGTAGTTTTTTGAAATTTAAAATAGCAACATCCTCCCTCTTTATAGACATAGCTATTTAACGCATGATTGAAATAAATCGGAGATTCATAATCGTCTTTCATGCGTTTAATCATGTATTTAATTTTTCTTTCAGAAACTTCGAGCTTTATGGCAAGCTCCTTCACTGGACCAGTGTTTTGACTGCAAATGAGATCATTTAATCTTTGATAGTGTAATAAGTTCATAATGAGGCGTCTATTTGGTTTTGTTTAAATTTCAAACTTCCAATACCTACGCTATAAATCTTATGTGACAAAACATAATTAACCCTTGCAGATTTTTAAACTAAAAAAAGCGTAGGTTAATTGTTAAACCTAATCTAATAATGAAATTTATAAAAAACAATATTATTTGATATTCAATCTCTTGAACATATTAAAGATAACTGCTCAACAAAAAAATCAATACACCGTTTCACCTTAGGCAATTTTATGTAAAAAGCTATCTTTATAACGTAATAGTACGATGCAGAAAAAAAGCAAATATATTCCTGTGAACACACTGCCTTCCGGAACGAGGGAAGGAATAATTATTTTCAGAAATTTTTTTAATGGACTTCCCAATCCCAAAGAAGTCGGGCGACCACACCGTGACAACGGGCATTTATTTATCCTGCAGGAAAAAGGAACAACCCATATTGAAATTGACTTTGAAAAACATTGTATAGAAGAATCATCTATTATTTACATAAATCCTGATCAGATACATCATTTGATCGCTTTTGAAAATGCAACGATCAGCACCTGGATAATTACCAGTGAAAATCTGCAGCAGGAAAACCTTGAATTACTAGCTGCCCTCACCCCCGCCAGCATTTTACCTTTAAAAGCCGAGACACTCGCCATTATTTCAACAACCGCAGCGCTTTGCATACAATTCTCTGAAAGGAAACACGAAAAACTATTTAATTCCATTCTGAAAGAAAGTTGTAACACCTTAGTCACCTTAGTTGCTTCCCAGTATTTATCTGAAGCTAAAGCCACGGATCACCATTCCCGTTTCAAGGTGATTACCAAATCATTTAAATCTTCTTTAGAACATCATTTTACAAAGATAAAAAGTCCAAAGGTATATGCTCAGACGCTGAATATATCTACCCCCTATCTGAATGAATGTGTCAAAACCACAACTGGACATTCCGTTTCTTATCATATACAACAACGCATCGTTCTGGAAGCCAAGCGCCTGCTTTACCATTCCAGTAAATCTATAAAAGAGATTGCAGGTGAACTCGGTTATAATGATTATTCTTATTTTACCCGGCTGTTTGTGAAAGGTACAGGAATGACTCCCTTAACTTTCAGAACTAAAAACCTCGGATAGTCCTATACTCACTGCTTATCTGCATTGTTTCCGCCTGGCATAAGCTGCTCTTTTGTATCAAATTAAAAAAGATATAAAAATGGAAACATGGAAAGCAATAAATCTATTACAAAATAAAGAAATAGCAATCATAGGCGGTGGCCCGGGTGGCTTAACATTAGCCAGGCTTTTACAGCTCAAAGGGGTAAATGTGAAGGTTTATGAAAGGGATTTTGGCAAAGAAGCACGCGTGCAAGGTGCAATCGTTGATTTACACTTTGACTCGGGCCTGAAAGTTATGGAAGCAGCAGATTTGATGGATGCCTTCAAAGTGAATTACATGCCTGGTGCTGATAAGTTTCGCATGGTTGACAAGGATGCGAAAATACTCATGGACGAACATGATCAAAGTTCTGTTGCAGATTTTGGCGATGAACATTTTAGACCAGAAATTGACCGGGGTGCGCTAAGAAATATTTTAATAGATGCTCTTCTGCCTGATACCGTTATTTGGGATAGTCAATTTGTGAGCATGGAGCTGGTCAATGAGACCTGGAAACTGAAGTTTAAAAATGGTACAACAGCTAACGCGGATATAGTGATCGGAGCCGAAGGATACCGCTCAAAAATCCGTTCTTACCTAACAGACATTAAAGCAGTGTATTCAGGGGCAACTATTATCCAGGGTGAGATAGATTATCCTGAAAAAGTATGCCCTGAAATTTATGCGTTGGTTGATAAAGCCAATCTTATGGCAATGGGTACCGGAAAAACTATTGCTGCGCAGCCAAGAGGTGATGGTGGCCTGACATTTTATGCTTCATCTATTTATCCTGAAGACTGGATCAAAACCAGTGGAATTGATTTTAATGAAAGTGAGCAAGTATACGCTTACCTGATTAAATATTACGAAGGTTGGAACCCCATATTTTTCACACTCTTTAAAGCATGTAAACATTTTGTTCCAAGGCCACTGAACTATTTCCCTTTAGACCAAAATTGGGATACAAAATCAAATCTCACCCTTATTGGAGATGCAGCTCATTTGATGCCTCCATCTGGCGAAGGAGTTAATACAGCTATGCTGGATGCGCTTGATTTAAGTGAGTGCCTTACTGCTGGTGAATTTCAAAATATACAGGCTGCCATCGCAGCCTATGAAAAACAAATGCTGCAAAGAGCTGCTTTATTAGGTGAGGAGGCACTCGAAGACATCAAAAATTTTGCATCCCCTTCTGATGAGTCGGTTAAAAAGCTCATCCAACAATTTAGCCAGCATGCAAATACGTAAATATTTCAAGAATTTCAGTTTATAATAAAATGTAAAAACTTTCTTCGGGAGGAGTTGTAGTTATTACAATAAAGTTTAAACTCAAATAAATAGTATGGGACAATTAAATAATAGAAACATTGCCGTTTTATCAGAAAGCGGTTTTGAAGAAACAGAATTGACCAGTCCGGTTCAAAGATTAAAAGAAGAGGGTGCCATAGTTCATATCATTTCTTCCAAACCAGGAAGTATTCAGGCGATGAAGGGTGATCAGGAATGGACTATTAAAGTTGATGTTGACAAAACGATAACCGAAGCTAATCCAGAAGACTATGACGGTCTATTAATTCCGGGTGGAGTATTAAATCCCGACGCGCTTAGAAAAAATGATCAGGCCGTTGAATTTGTGAAAGCATTTTTTAGTGCCGGAAAGCCTGTTGCTGCGATTTGTCACGGTCCGCAGGTATTAATAACGGCCGGAGTTGTTAAAGGAAGAAAGATGACCTCAACAAAAACTATAAAGATTGATCTTATCAATGCTGGTGCACAATGGGATGATTTGGAAGTAGTGGTTGATGAAGGATTGGTAACTAGCAGAAGCCCGGATGATCTGCCGGCATTTAATGATAAAATGGTGGAAGAATTTGCCGAAGGTGTTCATCAGGAACAACATTCTTAACAAAAGTAAAGGGAGTTTTTAAGGCTCCCTTACTATAATTTTAAATTACCATTCAAATTGACGTGGTTCAATTCCTGGCTTAGCATAAGCTAAACGTCCAATAGGCTGCGGAAGAAAATAAGTATCCAATCCCGCAACGGTCATTGTTTTTGCTTTAATATGATCAACCGTTCCGTCTTCAGTTATCATGGTATCATCAGCTAATATCTGAACGATTTCTCCAATCAAGATAGTCGTACCATTTAATTCTACATCAATAACTTCCCTTAATTCCAAGCCGATACGAATAGTCGATTGCCCTACAAAAGGTGCTTTAAAACGATCTATATATAATTTCTGAAATCCACAGGTATCAAATTCAGATATACCTGCAGCATAAGAAGCACTGGTCTGATGCGCTTGCATATACCACTCTGGCAATACATTATTCAAGGTATACTGACCTGTAGATTTAATATTTGTAAGGGTGTCATTATGTGCTCGTTCTGGTCTTATAACCAGCCCCAGAAGAGGTGGATCAGCACCAAGATGAAAGGCCGAGCTAATCACGCATAAATTGGTGATTCCTTCTTTGCTGATAGTTCCCAGCAGATTTAAAGATTTATAGCCAACTAAGCTATTGATCAGGCTTATTCTATATTGTTTCTCCAGTTGATAGATCTGGCTACTCGGAATGCTTATCATATTAACTAGTTTTTAATTTCCCCAAACCGCCATCTATTCCAATTATCTGCCCGGTTATCCAACTGCTTTCCTCCGACAATAAAAAAGTAATTAACTTGCCGATATCTTCTGGCTGCCCAATCTTTCCTAAAGGATGCCGCTTCGCGGAAGCTTCCCGCTTTTCTGAAGAACTTAAAAGATTTTGTGCCAATGGAGTGTCAGTAAGCGATGGCGCTACCACATTAACCCGTATTTGCTGAGCAGCAAGTTCGGCAGCTAATGATACTGCAAGTCCTTCTACCCCAGCTTTTGCAGCAGAAATACTCGCATGATAAGGCATTCCTGTTTTAGCAGCCACAGAGCTAATCAAAACTACTGATGCAGCACCAGCATTTTTTAACTGTTTTAAAGACTGCTGAATCATACGTGCAGCACCCAAAACGTTAATCCGATAGTCATTTAAGAAATCGTCTTCAGTAAGCCTGTTGAAAGGTTTAAGATTAATACTTCCTACCGAATACACCAGACCGTGTAACTGTTCTGGTAAAAAACCAGCTATAGCATCAAGATTACCGGTCACATCAGCCTGCAGGTATTGAAAGTTAGCCGGCCAGTTTTCAGACGACGATCTTGAAATTACATATACATTTGCATTTTGCTGGTCAAGCTCGTTAACTACTGATAAACCAATTCCAGAACTACCACCAACCACTAAAATATTTTTTTTCTGAAAACTCATAAGCTGTTTATATCGTATTGGTTTTGTAACGAATAATGGAGTCGAACATCAATCCGAACTTACGGGCATTGGAAATACGGATTCTTTCTGTCATTACTTTTTCAGCAGGGCAGTTTTTAATCTTATTAAATAACTTTTTATAATATACATAGGCGAGGTAAACTCCATTTCTGGCAGAAGAAGGTAATTGCCGGATTCCAGCCAGTGCCAATCTTAAATCTTCTTCTATATCATCTTCTATAACTGATTTTTCAAGATTAGAAAAAGTGGCTAAGTTTACATCTGGAAAATAATTACGGCTTAAGGTATAGTAGTCAGCATTTACATCTCTCAGGAAATTTATCTTTTGAAATGCTGCACCTAATTTCATTGCCGAACTCTTCAGTTTTTCATATTCTGTTTTATCTCCTTCGGTAAAAACCTGTAAACACATTAAGCCTACCACCTGAGCGGAGCCCAGAATATACTGATCATACTTTTCTGGCGTATAATATTCTTGCTTAAGGTCCATTTCCATGCTTTGAATAAATAATTCTATAAGCTGCTTTTCAATATGATATTTGTTCACAACTTGCTGGAAAGAATTCAGTACCGGGTTCAGGCTGATTCCATCTTCAATAGCCTCAAAGCAATCTCTTTTAAATTTTGACAATAAAATACCTTTGTCGTAGGCATGGAAGCTATCTACAATCTCATCAGCTAACCGTACAAAACCATAAATGGAATAAATAGGCTGACGGATCTTTTCATCTAAAAAATAAATACCTAAGGAGAAACTTGTACTATACCGTTTAGTCATCATTTTACTAAACTCGGCCGATAAATTATCAAATATTTCTTTCATAGTTTATTAGGAAATTGTTCTCGCTTTCGATTCATGAAAACTTTCAAGCTTAGTCAGTAACCTGATCAGGTCCATTTTTTCCAGATATGAAAGTGGTTCAGTTACATCCCTTGATGCTTTTTTTATATTTTGCATACTCTCATTCAGCATTTGAGTTCCTTTTGAAGTAATGTGAATCATTCTGTTTCTTTTATCACTGTCCAATGCTGACTGCTCAACTAATCCATTGCTAATTAATCTGTTCACGATTTGCATTCCTGCAGATTTCTCATGAATATTTAGTTTGATAAGAGCCGTTTTAGTCATACTCCCAAAGGAAACCAGGCTGATTAAATAAATAAATTCATCAGGGGTAGAAAAAGATGTATTTGCTATTGCAGCTTTCGCATTTAGTTTTGCGTACCTGTAAAGATGTACCAGCGAAGTGTTAATCACACTATCAGGGGAACGACCATTTGTCTTTCCCTCCCACTCCGGCTCCGGAAAAGGTGGAGAAGATTTTTTATAATGTTCATTCATCCATTGTGCAAACAAGTACCCGTCCTGACTTTTATGATCAGATTCCTGTTCATAAATCTTAATCAAGCCTATTACCTCACTTATTAAATCGTAATACATCATTCCAATAAATTTAGTACAATTATAAACTATTAAGTACAATAACGTACTAATTGTTTGCTTTAATTTATAAATAAATCCAATTTTAGTACATAAATATACTATTTGAATGACTTGACCCGCTATCATAAAATTATTCTGGCTGAGTAAAAAAGGCCAGGCTATAATCCCCTCAAGTACAATTCTGTAATAACTTCTTTTGGAGAAAGCATTTTATATTCATCGCAAAAGACAAGCGAGAGTGATCAGCTGACCATTCATCTGTTTGCATTAGGATAGATAATATTTTGCGAAACCTGCACCAGGTAATTATATGCATTCTGGTCGTCCTTAAAACATTGCTCCAGCAACTGAGCAGATTGCTCGACGCCTAAAGCGATTGCCATTTGCTGCAAAGAAGTATAGCCCTGAATTTTTCGTTGAAAAATCAGTTGGGAACTGTGCAGGAGAGAAATATCTTTTTGCAACGAAGGAACTTTTCCTTTAACTACATCCTTAAGGTGCTCAAAAAAGTACTGGTCAAGGGCTGAAATAATTCCAGTCTTTTTCACTTTTTGTATTTCAAAACACAGTTGCAGACGCTCAATATGCAAGCGCTGGTCAGAAGAATCTGGTGAAAGTGCTATACGCAATTCATCTGTCAATGCCGCTGCTGAAAGTTTTTCCAAACAAAGCATGTACTTCTTTTCTGCAACAAGCATTTCACTTAATTTCTCTGAGTAAATATTTTCAAGCATCATTTATTAGCTTATATTTTTGGTTAGAACACCTTTTTAAGAAAAATGTTTGTATCCAATACTGCATACTGCTGCGAGCTCTCCCCCACTTGGTTGCTCCAGAAGAATATTAACGAAATACAAGGTCCTGTTTGGATACCATTCCTGAATTGTAAATCTTTTGAGTGATGAAACATAACAATAAATTTTGAGGAATAATCAGCTATTTGATTTACAACTTCTTAATTCAAAATAAATTAAAACCATACAGGATAGTCTTTGTTCTAAGTCACA from Pedobacter sp. WC2423 carries:
- a CDS encoding helix-turn-helix transcriptional regulator encodes the protein MQKKSKYIPVNTLPSGTREGIIIFRNFFNGLPNPKEVGRPHRDNGHLFILQEKGTTHIEIDFEKHCIEESSIIYINPDQIHHLIAFENATISTWIITSENLQQENLELLAALTPASILPLKAETLAIISTTAALCIQFSERKHEKLFNSILKESCNTLVTLVASQYLSEAKATDHHSRFKVITKSFKSSLEHHFTKIKSPKVYAQTLNISTPYLNECVKTTTGHSVSYHIQQRIVLEAKRLLYHSSKSIKEIAGELGYNDYSYFTRLFVKGTGMTPLTFRTKNLG
- a CDS encoding FAD-dependent oxidoreductase, coding for METWKAINLLQNKEIAIIGGGPGGLTLARLLQLKGVNVKVYERDFGKEARVQGAIVDLHFDSGLKVMEAADLMDAFKVNYMPGADKFRMVDKDAKILMDEHDQSSVADFGDEHFRPEIDRGALRNILIDALLPDTVIWDSQFVSMELVNETWKLKFKNGTTANADIVIGAEGYRSKIRSYLTDIKAVYSGATIIQGEIDYPEKVCPEIYALVDKANLMAMGTGKTIAAQPRGDGGLTFYASSIYPEDWIKTSGIDFNESEQVYAYLIKYYEGWNPIFFTLFKACKHFVPRPLNYFPLDQNWDTKSNLTLIGDAAHLMPPSGEGVNTAMLDALDLSECLTAGEFQNIQAAIAAYEKQMLQRAALLGEEALEDIKNFASPSDESVKKLIQQFSQHANT
- a CDS encoding type 1 glutamine amidotransferase domain-containing protein → MGQLNNRNIAVLSESGFEETELTSPVQRLKEEGAIVHIISSKPGSIQAMKGDQEWTIKVDVDKTITEANPEDYDGLLIPGGVLNPDALRKNDQAVEFVKAFFSAGKPVAAICHGPQVLITAGVVKGRKMTSTKTIKIDLINAGAQWDDLEVVVDEGLVTSRSPDDLPAFNDKMVEEFAEGVHQEQHS
- a CDS encoding flavin reductase family protein — encoded protein: MISIPSSQIYQLEKQYRISLINSLVGYKSLNLLGTISKEGITNLCVISSAFHLGADPPLLGLVIRPERAHNDTLTNIKSTGQYTLNNVLPEWYMQAHQTSASYAAGISEFDTCGFQKLYIDRFKAPFVGQSTIRIGLELREVIDVELNGTTILIGEIVQILADDTMITEDGTVDHIKAKTMTVAGLDTYFLPQPIGRLAYAKPGIEPRQFEW
- a CDS encoding SDR family NAD(P)-dependent oxidoreductase; this encodes MSFQKKNILVVGGSSGIGLSVVNELDQQNANVYVISRSSSENWPANFQYLQADVTGNLDAIAGFLPEQLHGLVYSVGSINLKPFNRLTEDDFLNDYRINVLGAARMIQQSLKQLKNAGAASVVLISSVAAKTGMPYHASISAAKAGVEGLAVSLAAELAAQQIRVNVVAPSLTDTPLAQNLLSSSEKREASAKRHPLGKIGQPEDIGKLITFLLSEESSWITGQIIGIDGGLGKLKTS
- a CDS encoding phytoene/squalene synthase family protein, yielding MKEIFDNLSAEFSKMMTKRYSTSFSLGIYFLDEKIRQPIYSIYGFVRLADEIVDSFHAYDKGILLSKFKRDCFEAIEDGISLNPVLNSFQQVVNKYHIEKQLIELFIQSMEMDLKQEYYTPEKYDQYILGSAQVVGLMCLQVFTEGDKTEYEKLKSSAMKLGAAFQKINFLRDVNADYYTLSRNYFPDVNLATFSNLEKSVIEDDIEEDLRLALAGIRQLPSSARNGVYLAYVYYKKLFNKIKNCPAEKVMTERIRISNARKFGLMFDSIIRYKTNTI
- a CDS encoding MarR family winged helix-turn-helix transcriptional regulator, whose protein sequence is MMYYDLISEVIGLIKIYEQESDHKSQDGYLFAQWMNEHYKKSSPPFPEPEWEGKTNGRSPDSVINTSLVHLYRYAKLNAKAAIANTSFSTPDEFIYLISLVSFGSMTKTALIKLNIHEKSAGMQIVNRLISNGLVEQSALDSDKRNRMIHITSKGTQMLNESMQNIKKASRDVTEPLSYLEKMDLIRLLTKLESFHESKARTIS
- a CDS encoding DUF892 family protein; amino-acid sequence: MMLENIYSEKLSEMLVAEKKYMLCLEKLSAAALTDELRIALSPDSSDQRLHIERLQLCFEIQKVKKTGIISALDQYFFEHLKDVVKGKVPSLQKDISLLHSSQLIFQRKIQGYTSLQQMAIALGVEQSAQLLEQCFKDDQNAYNYLVQVSQNIIYPNANR